CAGCATGGTTGGCGGATTTGGTGCCACGATGTTTGACGGTCACCTTGTTCGTGCTTTTTAAGGTCACAGTGTGTGTGGCCAAGAGGAGCCATAGACAGCCCTACTGGGGATGCTCTTTCCTAATGGTGGAATCATGTTAATTTATTCTCCCTATGGGGGTATTTTAATGTGGAACGATCTGGAAAATTATCTTCGTGAGCTAACCCGCCTTTCGGTTTCTGCGGACGGAAAACTTCAATTCTTACTGACTGTGATTTTGCCACCGTTCGGGTTTGCTACGCTAGCGGGCTTAAGCACTGATGTTCTCAATTGGTGGCAGGCTTACGCTATCTATGTGCCAGCTTTTTTCTTTGGAGGTAACATGCTCATAAGTTCACCTTTTCGACTTTATCGTCAGCAAAAAGCTCGAATTGAACGGCTAAAATATCCGATTTCGATCAGTTTCGAGAATGATGATGAACATGTGTCAAGGAACCGGCCTGGTTACGAAAACGATCGTATAGCGCTGAAGCTGACCGTTTCGCGTCCTATGACGAACGTATCCTGCACAGTCAAATCGATCCGACGTAAAAATGATGATGGATGGGGGCGACCGCTAAACGACATTACCCAATTCACTTTGGGCTGGCCGCACGGGATAAGGTCATGGGAACGGCGAGATGTCGCCGACCAAGACTGGATTATTGTTTTCCATCACACTGCTGGAAATCTGAAAACGTTTACCAACGTTGATTTCGTCGAGTTTGAAAGCTGGAAAGATGCGTTACCAGTTGGCGAATACCAAATTGAGTTGGTGCTAGCGGCCTCAAATCTTGAGGTTGCCATTCGCAAAAATCTTTATGTGAAATGGTCGGGTAAGATAGACGACCTGGTTATCTCGATATCCGATCCTTGACGGGCGTTATTCAAGCCCCTGTTTAAAACGAACCGCATTTGACGCCATCCGCCCGGCCCTAAACTGGCTCCAGCAAATCAGGCTGGAGCTTTTTTTATGGCGGACGATTTCAAACGCAGCGTTGCGCAGGTGCTTGGTTCCGAGGGCGGATATAGCAACCGCCCGAAAAAGGATGATCCGGGCGGCGCAACCAATATGGGTGTGACGCAAGCCGTCTATGATGTTTATCGGCGGTCGATCGGTGCTGCACCGCAATCCGTCAAGTTCATTGTGCGGGCCGAAGCGGAGAGTATTTACCGTGGCCGCTACTGGGCCTTGGTGAAGGGTGATCAGTTGCCTTCTGGTGTTTCCTATGTCGTGTTAGACGGCGCGGTGAACTCCGGTGTGGCGCAAAGTGCCAAATGGTTGCAGCGGGCGCTTGGTGTGCCTGACGATGGTGTGGTTGGCCCAGCTACGATTGCCGCTGCCAAGGCGCATATCAACCATGATGCGCTGGTGGCCGAAATCATCCGCCTGCGCTTTGCCTTCATGAAAAGCTTGAAGAACTGGGAAGCCAATAAGAACGGCTGGGTGAAACGCCTCAAGCACGTGCTCGATGTCGGCCAGGCATGGGCCAGCGGCGATGTCGGCCCGGCTCCAGTCTATCATGAAAACGGTGATGCCAAAGCCCTCGTTTCCGCCGTCAAGGCCGCGCCGTCTTCTGCACCCGGTGAAGCCGCCACGGCGGTGGGCGGTGCCAGCGCCGTGCTGGCTCAGACCACCCAGCAGCTTGCGCCATTCTCCAGCATCGAACTGGTCGGCAAGATCATCGCTTTTCTGACCGTTGCCGGGGCCTTGGTGGCAATCGGCGGCATTGTCTACAGCATCTATGCCAAGCGCAAGGCCAAGGCCGTTGACGTGGCGGTGAACGGGGTGGCGGTGTGATTACCGAGGCGCTGGCCGTGCTGGCCTTCATCAAGAAGCATTGGCGGGCCGCCGCGCTCGGCGCTCTGACGGGCCTCGTCTTACTCGCCATTCTCTTTGCCTATGTCAAAGGCCGGATGGATGGCAAGGCGCTGGCGGCCGATGCGGCGAAACAAGAGCTGATCGAGCAGCTGAACGAGCGAGGAACGATCGATGGCGTTATTGAGCAGATGGATGGTGCTGGCCTGTGCCGCGCTCTCGGCCGGATGTGGAACAACGGGAAGTGTGAATGATGGCGCTGGCTATGCCGCGCTGACGCCCGCGCCGGAAACGGCCGCCTGGATCGTCAACCACGATGAACGCTTTGCCCGCCAGGTGGTGGCGCACAACATGCAGTGCGCCAAAGACGAACTTTGCAGGAAAGGGAAGTGAGATGCCTATCAAAAGATTGCAAGCCAATGCGGTGTGGAACACTGGCGTCTCCGGCCGCATTGATGCGGGATACCGGATGCTGAAATATTCGGGAAGCCTCGGCGGCGGCACACTGTCCGTGTCTTCGAAGTCTCTCGATCTTTCGCCGGTGGATAGCTTGCCGATTGAAACACCCGTGCCAAACGCCAAGCTGACCGTTTCCAAGGTGGACGGCAACAACGACGTGGTGAAGCAGCTCGTGCTTCAAACCTCGGGTGAGATTGTCGTGACGCTGGCCGGGGCAACGAACCCCGATGTGTTTCTGATCCTGGAGTAAGTCATGGACACTTCCGCCCTCATCCTGCGTGAGCTTGCGCAGATCAATCGCCGCATCGACGATGTTTCGAAGGAAGGCTCCGAGCGCGGCCGCCGGACATGGGAAAAGCTGAATGAGCAGGATGTGGCTCTGGCGCTGATCAATGTCCGTGTGGGTGCGGTGGAAGTGTCCATAACCGGCCACACCATGACCCTGCAACAATATCAGGAGCTGAAGGCCAAAGCCGCCGGAGCGGGTTGGCTCGGGCAAAAATTGCTGTGGGTTGGCGGCGGTGTTTTGGCGGCTGCCGGTTGGCTATATTCGGTCTCTGAAACGATTATTGGCGCTTTGAAATGGTTTATCGGGAAATAGACGGATAGGAACATTCCGTCGCATGTTGACACCCGCAAGCCATTGTATTAGGTCATTTCCGAAATAACTCTTAATCAGCGGGTCGTAGGTTCGAACCCTACATCACCCACCATTTCAATAACTTAGCCGGGAGTTTCTTGCGTCGTTTTACAGGTCATCTAGAGTTTTACAGTTTCATTCACGGGACGTTCCTCGCCCAATAGCGTCGATAACCTCTTGGCCGGCGAGATAATGCTTGCGGATGATCGATTCGGCGTCTTCGCGCGAGTGGCCGGATATTTCGGAAATGAGTTTTATCTTTTCGTCATGCGGCCGGTCGAGGTGCGCATAGGCGAAGGTGATCGCGGTTCCGCGCAGATCGTGAAACGTGACGCCCCTTATACCGAGCCTCGCCATTTCCTTGCGCCAAGACGCCCGAAAGCCGCTTGAAGTCCAGTTTTGCCCGAACGAGTTGACCAAAACTCTTTGGCGCTGTGCCTCTATAGCTTTACGCAGCATAGGCATCAGATCCGGCGCTGCTATCACCCGGACGCGCGCGCCAGTCTTCCCCTGCTTGATTGATAGCCGCTCGCCGTCGAAGGCGAGCGTCGGCATCGTGAGGATGTCTGCCTGTCTCTGCATCGTCCAAAGCGCCACCTTGGCCACGTCGCGGATGTGCGGCGATGCCTCGGCGAGAAGTTTGTCGATCTGGTTGGAACTCCAGATGATGTCTTTCCGGTTACCTTCGTGCAGTCGCTCCACGCGCTCGAGCGGGTTACGCATGATGTATTCGCTGTCCTTAGCCCAGACGAACAGGCGGCTGAGCAGGGCGATGTGCATATCGGCAGAGCGAGGCGAATCTTTCATCTTGTCGCGCCACGACAGAAAGCCACGGCGGCTGCCACGAGCTTCGACGGCTGCAAGCGGACAATCTCCGTACTCCAAGCGAATGACTCCGAAGATCCTCTCATAATCGCGCCTAGTTGATGGCGAGAGCGCCTTATAGCGGGCCGTTTGACGATATTCATCAATCAGCGAACTGGACTTGCCCGGAAGAAGTGGAGAGCGAATCCCTAACCTTTGATAGGATTTCGCCCTATGACGAACACGAAGAAGAATTCACCCGGCCGCCACGCCAAGTTCACAGATGCTTTCAAAGCTGAGGCTGTCCGACTTGCGCGCACCAGCGGCAGGCCGTTGCGTGCAATATCCGATGATCTTGGCGTTGGGCTCTCGACGCTTGGGAAATGGGTGAGCGCCCACAAGGAAGCCGACCTGCTTTCTGGACCACACGAAGATACTGCCAAGGAACTGGCGCGTCTTCGCAAGGAAAATGAAATTCTGCGTCAGGAGCGCGATTTATTAAAAAAAGCAGCCGCCTTCTTTGCAAAGGAAACCATGAAATGAAATTCAAGGTCATTGCGGCAGAGAAGGCCAATGTTCCTGTTCAGCGTGCCTGCACGCTTCTGGGTGTCAGTGAAAGCGGATATTACGCTTGGGACATACGCAAACCAAGCCTGCGGCAAAGGACGGACATGGTTCTTTTGGCTCATATCCGGGCTCAGTTCACCACCTCACATGAAACCTATGGAAGCCCACGCATGACGGTGGAACTGAAGGAAGACGGGGTTTGCGTCGGTCGCCACAGGGTTGCTCGCATCATGCATGACAATGGTTTGAAGGCATTGCAGAAACGCCGATTCAAGAGAACAACTGACAGCGATCACAAAGGGCCTGTTGCCCCCAATATTCTGGATCAGGACTTTGCCGCCACAGGTCCAAATCAGAAGTGGGGTGTTGACATCACCTACGTTTGGACGACGCAAGGCTGGCTCTATCTGGCCATTGTTGTCGATCTCTATTCTCGACGTATTATCGGCTGGGCCACCAGTGATCGAATGAAGCAGGACCTGGCATTGACGGCATTACGACGGGCCATAGCCATCCGCAGACCGCCGAAGGATGTCATTCACCACTCCGACCGTGGTAGTCAATATTGCGCGACCGACTACCAAAAGCTTCTGAAAGCTCACGGGTTCATCCTGTCGATGAGCGGCAAGGGCAATTGCTATGACAATTCCATGGTGGAAACCGTGTTCAAGACAATCAAGTCAGAACTGGTTTGGCGAACTGTATTCAAAACAAGGACCCAAGCTGAAATCGCCATTGGACAATACATCGACGCCTTCTATAATCCAAAAAGAAGACATTCCTCCTTGGGCTACAAAAGCCCAATTCAGTTCGAGAGCATCCCTCTCAAGCTGACACCCTGAAGAAGCCTTCGCTCTCCACTTTTTTCGGGCAAGTCCAGACCGAAGAACTTGAGTTGGATGAGCCGTGGCGAGATTTCCTTGCTGGGATTGTGAAGGTTCATCGGCTGCGGGAGGTAACTTGCTTATATGGCTTTACCCGCCTTGAACCACCTCCAACAGCTGCAGAGAGCGAGCTGGATGAAATTCAGCTCGCAGTCGACGGCGCTGATCTTGCCCGCAACGTCGAGTGGCTTCCGGCGACAGAACAGTTTGGTGAGGGCATCTTTCTCCATGTCAACCCTGAGTTTATAAGCCGCTGGCGCGGACATGCGGAAGCGGGTGATCGGGCAGTGATATTGAAGGAGGGAGAAAAGCTTGATGCGGACCGATTTATACGCCGTCTCATTGATCAAAACCCATTTGCCCACTCTCTGCGTCCGATGGACATGATGCGGCACGGCTGGCTTTCGAGCTTTCGCCAGGCATCGCAGCAGTGAGCGACGATGTCGTCGTAAGATTTGAAGATCCTGTTTGAGAGCCAGTTTTCGCGCATGAAATGCCAAAGGTTTTCGACGGGATTGAGCTCCGGCGACTTCGGCGGCAACGGCAGGATGGTGATGTTGTCGGGCACGACGAGCGTGTTGGACATGTGCCAGCCAGCCTGATCCATGATCTGGATGGCGTGCGCGCCGTCATCGACATGACGGGCGATTTCAGCCAGATGCTGGGTCATTGCGTAGGTGTCACACCATGGCATGACCAGCGCGGAGGCCTTGCCGAGCTTCGGGCAGATGGCACCGAAGATATAGGCCGATCTCGTGCGTTGATCATGCGGCGCGGACGGTCGCGTTCCGCGCTTGGCCCAACGGCGCGTGATCTTCGTTCGTCGGGCAAATGATTCACTGGATCATTTGCTTTTCCGCCTCACTCTGCCCGATCCGGGCCTCGTCCTGGAACCAAATCTCTATTCGTTTTCCTTGGGCTGCTCCGGCAACAATTTCTGCCACTGCGGCTGGGAAACTTTTTTAAAATCGTCAATGGCCTGAGGGTCCTGCGCGTGATGTTTGGGCCGGGCAGCCAGCTTGCGATAGCCCATGGCTCGTACTTCACGGCTCAGCGTTTGCTCGCTCACAGAAACGCGAAACTCTTCCCAGAGCCATTGCGCCAAATCGCACAGACGCCAGCGAACGACGCCGTCGAGATAGGGCGTCGGACCACGCTCGATGGCCTGCGCCAGCGCCACACGCTGCTGATCGTTCATCCGCGACTGCTGACCGGGAGCCTTGCCATTGATCAGGCCCTGGGGGCCGCGTTCGTTAAAGCGCAGGACCCAGTCCCGGATAATCTGGAGCGTGACATTGCCGAGGCGGGCGGCATCTGACCGCGTGCCGCCGTCATAGATCGACGCGAGCGCCAACAAGCGTCTTACCTGGGCCGCGTCCTTCGTCTGCCGCGCCAGCCGCCGGAGATGGTCTCCATCAAAATCTTCACGCAACGAAATCCCTGATCGCATCGTAAACCTCCGGTTTGCCCCAGAGATTCAGATTCACCGCGATTTGGGAAGCCCAAAGAGTCAACATCAGCAAGGCGACGTATTAGTCGACCGCCATCTCATTTAGGAATAGCCTACTGGGCTCTCCATTCGCTTTCCCATGCGCTGATGTCTGAACTTTCGCTAGAATGCGGCTACCCGCTTTCCTCTTTGAAAGAGCGGGTCTATTCGAGCGTTGCTGGACAAGCAGACCGATACGGACTGCTAATTTACACATCGGCGGCCGTAGCCAAGGCACACTTGGCGGACTCAGTGGCATGGCGCATCGTGTGGGCGAGTTGCTAAGCCGTGCGATTAAGCGCTTGGAGTTATGCTCGAACGATCCAATCTGTGCCGAGCACTCTCCAGATGGCGATCATGACGATCGACATCTTCATGGTGCAGCATGCCATGCGTGCCTGCTTATCCCGGAGACATCGTGTGAGGCCCGTAATACGCGGCTAGATCGTCGGCTTTTAGTGCCAACTGTTGTCGGTTCGCGATATGCATGTTTCGAGGTTTGTACGCATCAGACTGTTGAGGGGGGCGGATAAAAAATTGGCCCCGAAGTTTACGGAAGTGAGTAGCCCCTAAATTTGTAGAGGCCTTCTTTCCTAAAATTGAGGCAAGAAGAGTATTGAGCCGGAACCGATCCCTTTAAGGTCGCTGAGACCAGGGTGAAACCCGACCGACAATTACCAAGTCCTCTTTCGCTAATAGAGCGGAATTAACGCCCCTGGAAATCTCCCCATGCGTTAGCCATCGAGTGCCGCCGATTTTAGAATCAGTGAAGCCTAAAACCGCAATGCGATAACGTACATCCGGCCGTGTTAGAGTAAATCGCTCTTGCAAGTCAGCGATGATATCAGGTGTTGAGGGATCGAAAGAAGAACTACCTAGTACATGCAGAAATTCTTGCCGCACAAATTCACTAATTATGAATGGTGCATTGGGCGCGTTTTCCATGTGTATCCAGCAAACGCATCGGTCAAAAGGGCGGACCGCCTCCAAGGCCGTTCGTAAATCGGTTTCATTGCGATAATCAACTTGCAAATGGTAAAGGCGTTCTTTGCCTGAATTACTCGACAATTTCTCAACGGCAGCGGCATTCCGCGATAGCACCGTTATATCGTTCCCCGATCTTGCGAGATCGCCCGAAAGCTGGGCGAGCATTCCTGAACCGCCGACGATTAAATAGCGAGACATAGTATCATTTCTCTCCGTTACAATGCAGCCAGTTTGTCTCGCATCGCCCGGAGGCCCTCATAGAGGGATACTTTCGGCTCATATTGCAGTTCTCTTCTGGCTAGTGAAATATCGAGCGGATAGAGACGGCGCTTGAATAATGGCAGGTCAGCTGATCGGAAATCTAGGCTTGGACAATGAGGAAAAAGCTGTCTCAATGCCAAAATAACCTCCGCACTCGTGGAGATAGTCCCGGCTCCAACGTTGCAGCGGAGGTGTTGTCGCTTTTCGAGCGCGGTAATAGTTATGTTTGCGGCATCATCAACATACAAGTATTCATTGTCTCCCAATGCTGCCATTTGTCTAATGGAAACTGATTCTTCACAACCTGCCATAAGATCCTTGACTGTATCTTGAAGGATTTTCCCCATCCACGCTTCGCCGCGAAACTCTCCCCATCCATAAATCCCTGCAAACCGTAGCGAGATGCCAGTGGCGCCAATGCGGCGAGCGTATCGTTCAATCCAATCCTCAACGTATAATTTGGCAAAACCATATTCGGAGTCGACTGTCTTGGACGATGTCTCGGTCAACCTCAAATCCGAATTGGAGAAGTCGTATACAGCCAGACTAGACGCATGCACCACATGCGGTACACCGGCATCGAATGCGGCTTTGATAAACGATGCTGAGCCAGCGATGTTAATCTCCAAAGCTGCCTGAAGTTCATTGTCGAAATAATTCTCCATGACGCCCGCACTATGAAAGACTGCGTTTGGCTTTATACGCTGAATTAGATCAAGAACTGCAGCCTGATCTCTAACGTCGGCAGCAACGAATGGAACATGTGTACCGGAGACCTCGCAGAGGTAGTCACGTGCGTCTGGTGCTTTGTCGAGGACGGTGACGTCATCACCTCGGTGCACCAAAATCGCAGCAACATGGCTACCAAGCATACCAGCGCCTGAAATCAAGTATCTTCGGCTTTCACGAGATGACTCAACCATCTTCTAACCAATCTCGTTGGCGACCTTGCGATCGATACCAGATGAGTGAACCTTATAAATAAAGGTCGCTGTACATACAAAAATAGAGAATCCGCTGAGTGTCAAAGAAAGACTGAGCCCTAGGCATTGAAACATCGAGCCAATAGTAACAGCGCCAAGTGCAGGCGCCCCTCGAACTGCCATACCGTAAAGGCTCATGGCCCGACCTCTGAACGGGGGTTCCACATTCATTTGAAAGATAGTTTCTGAGGCAATGCCATTAGCAGCGAGAGACGCGCCAAGCGTAAACAAGACAGGAACGGCAAGCAAAATATTTCCTCCGCCAGCAAAAACGAGAAGGGTGACCGCGCTGAGAAATCCTGCTACGGCAAGCATTTTGTAGTGCGATATCTCATTCCGTATGCGAGATATAGCTAACCCGCCGACAAAAGCACCTGAAGCAATGGAGCCAGACAATAATGAGAGGGTTGAAGGATACCCATCGAAGAGGAGTCCAACGAGGCTAGGCATCATCTCCATAAGGCATCGGGCGGAAAACGAAACGGCAATCAGCAGAAAAAAAACAGGTCCCAGCGCGCGCGACTTTATTGTGTACATGAACCCACTTGAGATCTGCCGAAACCAATTATCTTTGATCGGGGCTTTTGGGCTCTGGGCGCTTTGAATAACGGTTAGCGTGGCAAGGAAGGTGAGGGTTGCGAACGCATTCAATGCAAATGGGACCCATGCAGGCCCTGTTCCGAGCAGAAAGCCAGCTGTGACAGGCCCGACAAAAACCGCGGTATTGAGAATTAAAGAGTTGTAAGCTGCCGCGCGCGTCATTTGATTTTTTTCAACCAAAGAAGCGATGAATGAAAAACGTGCCGGTCCCTGGAAGCCGTTGAGAATTCCAACAAGAATCGATCCCGCTACCCAAATGAACAGCGGCGGCGGTGCCAGTGAAACCACAATCGAGAGGATAGCCGAATATGCGACGGCTATGGCGGTTACGGTTTTAAGGATGGCCCTTTCGCCCAATCGGTCGGCAACTGCACCGGCAATCGGTGCGGCCAGAGTAGATGTTCCAAGCTCTGATAGACTGAGTACTCCAACCCATGTAGGAGAACCAGTCATCTGCCACACCAGCCAAGCTGCGGACACTCGCTGGAGCCAACTTCCGATGAGCGAGGTTCCGTAGGTGATGACGAACACCCAATAGCGAGAAGGTAGCGTTATGGTGTTTAACGACATTTTGGCCTCTCTATAAACAGGCTTGCGACAAGTCGTTCGTAAACTCCGCCACGGATTTCTCTGTTACATCCGGCATTACATACAGCGGAAAAACCCGTAGGGAAGCAGAAGGCCTGTTTGACGTAGAAAGGATGTCCGAAAATATACCGCACCCTTCCAAGAAATCGGCTATACGGCTACCTTCTTTAGTTTGGTCGTCAATCGCAATTGGGACAACATTAAGACCCCCATCTGGTAATAGACTGACAGCTGTGTTGCTGCAGAGTCTTGAACGGAGGTCCGCGACAAGTTCGCGCGCGCGTCCGACGTCATGCCTTAAACCATTCAAGCCCTTGGACTGCAACACGGCGAATGCCGCCGCCGCCATTGCTCCTGATCGGGAGCCCAGTATAGTCGCGTCAAGCCCTGAGGTGGTGTAACCAGCTGACCTCTCTACACTCTTCAACGTATCACCTAGGCACAGGAATGCACCGCAACCATATGGCGTGATGCCAAATTTGTGAAGATCCAGCGTCAGACTTTGAACGTGGCTCCACTCTCTCCATTTTGCAGGAAATGGAGAATCGGGAAGAAAAGGAAACAGAACTCCACCTAATGCAGCATCAACATGTATTACTATCGAAACTCTATGCAAATTTTCGATTTCACGCGAAAGTAGAGAAATGGCAGGCAAGTCGTCAATCGCGCCTGCTACTGTAGTGCCAAGTGTTGCGACGATAATAATCGCCGAAATTCCTTCGTCTATTAGGGAGAGAACTGCGTTTCGAAGTTCGGCTATCGACAACCTGAATTCATTGTCAGCACGAATAGTGATATGCTTGTTCCTTGGGGCACTAGTGCTCTGCTCCCCGTTCTCAAAGGCTAGGATATCGCACGCCTTCCTAATAGAAAAATGGGCATTTTCGCAGGATATAACTGCGATCCGTTTTCCCGTTCCTTGCTTGGCGATAATAGAATTTCTGGCGAGCCAAAGCCCCATTAAATTGCCTTCGCTCGCACCACTGGTAACGTAGCCGTCTATTTGTGCGGTATCCGCCGCGTAATATTCCGCCACAAAGTTAATGAGTTCCGCTTCACACTGCCGGAAGGTCTCCCATGGGCTTTTGCGTGATCCAGCATGCCGTGCTTTCCAGTTTTTGCTATGGACCCCTCCATTGTTCGGATTCAATTTACTGACCGCGGACCAAACAGCAATAGCGATCGGGTCGGGCGGCATGTCCGGCTTACCCCGAATTTTGCCCTGGGACTTGCTGATCATGTCCCGGAGCTGGTCTTCTGAAAAGAACGTTCCTTCCTCTGACGAAGATGTCGCTGTTTCACAATCAAGACGGGTCTCCAAAATAAACTCCCTAAATTGGATCGCTCGTTATAACTGGGGTTAAAATGGCGACGGCTTTTTCTATTGCCTCTTCGGCGTGGTCAGCCGTCGGGCCGACCGCAATAACATGGGCCAGCCTGCTATTGTTATCGGTACCGCCATGAACATATGCGCCAGTTTCTTTGTGCTGTAGAACCTCAACAACGCCTGGGATTGCGGTCGCCTGGTCAATGCCGCAGAGACGCTGGAAGATGCCAGAGGAGGCCGGATAAACAAATCTAATAGCGGCGGCTTGCTGGGGAGATGTGGCTGGCAGATCAATGGGATAATTCAGCATCGCCATTATATGAAGTTTGTACAGGTCGATGCCGGAAGCTAGAGGCAGCAGTCGTGTCGCAATGAAATCTCCCCCGGGTCTGGCGTTCGTTTCGATTATTCGAATTCGATCACCATCAAATTTTACCTCCACATGCATCGGACCTTGCGTCAATCCTATAGCTTTTACCGCCTGAAAACTAACAGA
This region of Agrobacterium vitis genomic DNA includes:
- a CDS encoding glycoside hydrolase family 108 protein yields the protein MADDFKRSVAQVLGSEGGYSNRPKKDDPGGATNMGVTQAVYDVYRRSIGAAPQSVKFIVRAEAESIYRGRYWALVKGDQLPSGVSYVVLDGAVNSGVAQSAKWLQRALGVPDDGVVGPATIAAAKAHINHDALVAEIIRLRFAFMKSLKNWEANKNGWVKRLKHVLDVGQAWASGDVGPAPVYHENGDAKALVSAVKAAPSSAPGEAATAVGGASAVLAQTTQQLAPFSSIELVGKIIAFLTVAGALVAIGGIVYSIYAKRKAKAVDVAVNGVAV
- a CDS encoding tyrosine-type recombinase/integrase — protein: MEYGDCPLAAVEARGSRRGFLSWRDKMKDSPRSADMHIALLSRLFVWAKDSEYIMRNPLERVERLHEGNRKDIIWSSNQIDKLLAEASPHIRDVAKVALWTMQRQADILTMPTLAFDGERLSIKQGKTGARVRVIAAPDLMPMLRKAIEAQRQRVLVNSFGQNWTSSGFRASWRKEMARLGIRGVTFHDLRGTAITFAYAHLDRPHDEKIKLISEISGHSREDAESIIRKHYLAGQEVIDAIGRGTSRE
- a CDS encoding IS3 family transposase (programmed frameshift), with the translated sequence MTNTKKNSPGRHAKFTDAFKAEAVRLARTSGRPLRAISDDLGVGLSTLGKWVSAHKEADLLSGPHEDTAKELARLRKENEILRQERDLLKKAGRLLCKGNHEMKFKVIAAEKANVPVQRACTLLGVSESGYYAWDIRKPSLRQRTDMVLLAHIRAQFTTSHETYGSPRMTVELKEDGVCVGRHRVARIMHDNGLKALQKRRFKRTTDSDHKGPVAPNILDQDFAATGPNQKWGVDITYVWTTQGWLYLAIVVDLYSRRIIGWATSDRMKQDLALTALRRAIAIRRPPKDVIHHSDRGSQYCATDYQKLLKAHGFILSMSGKGNCYDNSMVETVFKTIKSELVWRTVFKTRTQAEIAIGQYIDAFYNPKRRHSSLGYKSPIQFESIPLKLTP
- a CDS encoding Rossmann-fold NAD(P)-binding domain-containing protein, producing MSRYLIVGGSGMLAQLSGDLARSGNDITVLSRNAAAVEKLSSNSGKERLYHLQVDYRNETDLRTALEAVRPFDRCVCWIHMENAPNAPFIISEFVRQEFLHVLGSSSFDPSTPDIIADLQERFTLTRPDVRYRIAVLGFTDSKIGGTRWLTHGEISRGVNSALLAKEDLVIVGRVSPWSQRP
- a CDS encoding NAD-dependent epimerase/dehydratase family protein; this translates as MVESSRESRRYLISGAGMLGSHVAAILVHRGDDVTVLDKAPDARDYLCEVSGTHVPFVAADVRDQAAVLDLIQRIKPNAVFHSAGVMENYFDNELQAALEINIAGSASFIKAAFDAGVPHVVHASSLAVYDFSNSDLRLTETSSKTVDSEYGFAKLYVEDWIERYARRIGATGISLRFAGIYGWGEFRGEAWMGKILQDTVKDLMAGCEESVSIRQMAALGDNEYLYVDDAANITITALEKRQHLRCNVGAGTISTSAEVILALRQLFPHCPSLDFRSADLPLFKRRLYPLDISLARRELQYEPKVSLYEGLRAMRDKLAAL
- a CDS encoding MFS transporter; the protein is MSLNTITLPSRYWVFVITYGTSLIGSWLQRVSAAWLVWQMTGSPTWVGVLSLSELGTSTLAAPIAGAVADRLGERAILKTVTAIAVAYSAILSIVVSLAPPPLFIWVAGSILVGILNGFQGPARFSFIASLVEKNQMTRAAAYNSLILNTAVFVGPVTAGFLLGTGPAWVPFALNAFATLTFLATLTVIQSAQSPKAPIKDNWFRQISSGFMYTIKSRALGPVFFLLIAVSFSARCLMEMMPSLVGLLFDGYPSTLSLLSGSIASGAFVGGLAISRIRNEISHYKMLAVAGFLSAVTLLVFAGGGNILLAVPVLFTLGASLAANGIASETIFQMNVEPPFRGRAMSLYGMAVRGAPALGAVTIGSMFQCLGLSLSLTLSGFSIFVCTATFIYKVHSSGIDRKVANEIG
- a CDS encoding pyridoxal phosphate-dependent decarboxylase family protein, with amino-acid sequence METRLDCETATSSSEEGTFFSEDQLRDMISKSQGKIRGKPDMPPDPIAIAVWSAVSKLNPNNGGVHSKNWKARHAGSRKSPWETFRQCEAELINFVAEYYAADTAQIDGYVTSGASEGNLMGLWLARNSIIAKQGTGKRIAVISCENAHFSIRKACDILAFENGEQSTSAPRNKHITIRADNEFRLSIAELRNAVLSLIDEGISAIIIVATLGTTVAGAIDDLPAISLLSREIENLHRVSIVIHVDAALGGVLFPFLPDSPFPAKWREWSHVQSLTLDLHKFGITPYGCGAFLCLGDTLKSVERSAGYTTSGLDATILGSRSGAMAAAAFAVLQSKGLNGLRHDVGRARELVADLRSRLCSNTAVSLLPDGGLNVVPIAIDDQTKEGSRIADFLEGCGIFSDILSTSNRPSASLRVFPLYVMPDVTEKSVAEFTNDLSQACL